The following nucleotide sequence is from Populus nigra chromosome 15, ddPopNigr1.1, whole genome shotgun sequence.
tttgaacaataaaaaaattatttttttttaaaacacgcttttaaagtatattttatttcaaaatatattaaaataatattttatttttattttttaaatttacatcaaaataataataaaatttaatttttttaagtatgaaGAGAGAAAGAGTTAACATCTGCGTAaacagtgattattttttacgaTAAATATCACTTGCATAAAGAAAGTTATCGTGACTTGAGgatgacattaaaaaataataagtaagaAATGCAACGTTAaggaaattttagaaaaatacgGTTGAAATTTAAAGCCAAATAccactagtaaaaaaaaaaaaaaaatccgctCCGTGTTTCTCACGTATCCCTAGTGAGACTGGCATAAGAAACTGCCCCCTAGTCCTCAAATCCACGGTCTCATCCTCCTTTCCCCTTCCTTTATAAAACTAACCCTCTCCATTCCTCTCTCCCCACGTTAACTCCAACGTAGGGTTTCCTCTCTTCCTCTATTTCTATAGGTTTACTGTATTTTGTTTCCAAGAAATCTTGTCTTCTCGATCTGcttcttgaaaaataacatgGGAGTTCTTGTTGTAAATCCTCAAGATTGCCTGAAAAATCCCAtacaatcacaaccacaacgGGTGAGGTTCACACGGAACCCTAACCCTAACAACCCCCGCCCAAACCGGGCACAACCCAACCGCCGAAAACGGAGTCCCAACTCATCACCACCTCCACGCGCCGCTGCACCCAAGAACAACAGCAACCTTGTTATGGGACAAGTCAAGATTCTCAAACGAGGCAAAGAAGATTTAATCGAATCCGGCAAGAAGGATGAGACTCCAAGAGGGAGTCATAACACAGAGGCTGTGAAAAGTGAAGACCTGGGTTTCCTCTCAACCAACAAGCTGGGTCCTGATGCCGTTCTGGTTCCGACTCAGGTCCGACTCACTGAGTCAAAGGACAtag
It contains:
- the LOC133674676 gene encoding uncharacterized protein LOC133674676; this encodes MGVLVVNPQDCLKNPIQSQPQRVRFTRNPNPNNPRPNRAQPNRRKRSPNSSPPPRAAAPKNNSNLVMGQVKILKRGKEDLIESGKKDETPRGSHNTEAVKSEDLGFLSTNKLGPDAVLVPTQVRLTESKDIVNGFYAGSAFITSPPPSSLPLPGFFTKKTNDPVAVDASSEIMKLLGLSL